The sequence TATTTAAGGATACCTGACTTGAAAATAATTATGTTCCTTCCACATACATGTCCCTCATGGTAGAAAGTCAATTATGCGTGCACCCAAGGAGAGCCTATTGGGCGACCACCAGCTTATCCACTACCGCATCCGGGGCAAGGAACTGCGCTGGCTGAAAACCCTGCACATCTGCTTCGCCTCCATGTGGGGCGGGGCCACCATCTGCATCACGGTCATCCAGTTCATGTTCGAGCCCCAGCTGGCCGCCGAGATGTTCGCCTACCGGACCATCCTCTTACTCGTGGACACCTGGGTCGTGGCCCCGGCCGCGCTGCTGTGCATGCTCACCGGGTTCTTCTATTCGGCCATGACCAATTTCGGCTTTTTCAAATACTGGTGGATAATCATCAAATGGGTGGTCACCACAGGCTACGTGGTGGTGGGGTTTCTTTGGCTCACGCCGTGGCTTGAGATGATGGTCCGTTTCAGCCGCAACCTGCCGCCCGACGGCATGGTGCCTCCCGGCACAATTTTGCAGTCGGCCATGAACATGACCGTGGCCCTGACCCAGCTGGCGGTGGTGAGCCTCATGATCCTCATCACCATCTTAAAGCCTTGGGGCCACACCAAGTGGCACGTTTAACTGGAAATTTTCTTCTTACACTTTATAAGCACAAATCTTATCGAGGGTTTATTATCCATATTCTTACTGGGCTCATCAATCTCTGAAAATTCCACCAAGCCATATTTTCCGAATTCCCTGCGTATTGAGTCAGAATCATAAAAAAACACTTTTACACCCTTCATCACCTCGAATCGGTTTTTACTCAACAGCCTGCCCTTTCCAAACATCGGGGCTTTCTTGGAAACCGTTGTAAAAATCATGTACCCATTTGGTTGCAACTGACTATAGCAATCTTCAATGAACTTCTTTCTCTCACGATTATTCAACAGGTGGATGAGTGCGAAGCAGAATATCCCTCCGTATAGTTTGCCGTCGAAAGGCATGGCAGATACTGGACCATAATGTATATCAACATCGATCCCGTTTTTCCTCGCTAGATCAATAGCTGTTCTCGAAATCTCAATTCCGGTCACAGAAATTTCATTATCAATAAATACTTTTGCATTTCTTCCGTATCCGAAACCAGGTATCAATATATCCTTTATTTTCCTTTCAAGAAAAAAATCCTTCGCCAGAATTGCTGAATCGGACGGTTCAAAACCCCACATCGTTTGTTTCTCTATGAAACTCGATTCCCAGAACTCTGTCATCTCTCTATCCCTTCATTGTTGGCCTTCTTGACTCAAAACAAAAACTGGGATTCCAAAAGTCAAGGCCTTTTGGAATCCCAGGGGAGAGATCGCGTCTCCTGCGTCCCGCTTAGACGCCCTTGATGGCCTTTTTGAAGCCCTCGGCAGCGTTTTCGATCACCTTCTTGTCCACGCAGAAGGTCAGCCGGAAGTATCCGGGCATGCCGAACCCCATGCCGGGCACGGCCAGCACGCGCTCTTCGCAGAGCTTGCCCACGAAGGCCACGTCGTCTCCACCCGGGGCCTTGGGGAAGAAGTAGAAGGCGCCCTTGGGCATGGCATACTCGTACCCGGCGTCGTCTAGCACCTTGCACATAGCAGCCCGGCGCTCGGCGTAAATCCCGGCGTCCACCTGGTGCCCCAGGGATTTGAGCAGAAGCGCCTGACCGATGGCCGGGGCGTTCACGTAGCCCAGGATGCGGTTGGCGAACACGATGCCGCCCATGAGCTCCTGCTTGCCGGGCATGTCCGGGGCCAGGGCCACGTAGCCGATGCGCTCGCCCGCCAGAGACAGGTTCTTGGAAAAAGAGCTGACCACCACGGTGTACCGGTAAATCTTCGGCAAGGAAGGAACGGATATGCCGTCGTAGGTCAGGAAGCGGTAGGGCTCGTCGGAAAGGAGCAGAATGGGCTTGTCGCGCTTGGCGTTCAGTGTTTCGAGCCCTTTGGCCAGCTCCTTCAGGCTCGCTTCCGGATAGATGCAGCCCGTGGGGTTGTTAGGGGAATTGAGCATGACCACCCGGGTCCTCTCCGTGATCGCCCCCAGCATGGCCGGAACGTCCAAATCGAACGAGGGGAGCTTGGCCGGAACCGTCACCAGCCTGCCGCCGTGGTTGCCCACGTAGAAGCCGTACTCCACGAAATAGGGCCTTGGGCAGAGCACCTCGTCTCCCGGTTCCAGCACGGCCCGGAAAAAGGCGTTGATGCCTCCGGCTGCGCCGCAGGTCAAAAGCAGGTCTTGGCTCGAGAAGGGAATTCCCTGCTCGGAGCTCACCTGAACGGCCAGGGCTTCGCGCACGTGGGGGTACCCGGCGTTGGGCATGTAGCCGAAGGCGAAAGGTTCGGACGCGCGCGTGGCCAGGTCCGACAGGCATTCGCCCACCACGGGCGGAGGCGGCAGGTCCGGATTGCCCAGGCTGAAGTCGTACACTTTGTCGTCCCCGTGGACCTTCTTCATCTCCGCGCCTTGCTCGAAAATGCGCCGTATCCAGGATCCCTTTTTCAGGGCTTCGGTTATCTCGCCTGACAACAAGCTCATGTTGGTCTCCATTATGCCATTATGATTAATGAGCCACGGTCACTACCCCCACCGGCTCCATTCTTCAAGCTTGCCAGAAGCCAAAGAAGGGGCTACATCCGCCCGGCCTTCTTTGAAAACCACGCCCTCCGGGCGTTTAATCATGCGTTGCCGGCACCCGTTCATTTTGGCGGGTCTTCACAAACCCCGTTTTTCCGGTATTGATCACATATGAACCACACCCCAGAAATCCTTGCTCCAGCCGGCGACGCCTACTCCTTCCTCGCCGCCATTTCCGCCGGAGCCGACGCAGTCTATTGCGGGCTCAAGCATTTTTCCGCCCGCATGCAGGCCGACAACTTTTCCATACAGGAGCTGGCCAGGCTCACCACCCTGGCCCACAACAAGGGCCGCAAGGTCTACGTGGCCATGAACACCCTGACCAAGCCCGGTGAGGAAGCCAAGGCGGGACGCCTGGCCGACCGTCTGGCCAAGGTCGTCAAGCCGGACGCCCTGATCATCCAGGACCTGGGTATGGCCGTGGTGGCCCGCCAGGCCGGGTACACGGGCGAGCTGCATTTCTCCACCCTGGCCAACGTGTCCTCTCAAACGGCCCTGCCCCTCATGCCGGGGCTTGGCATCTCCCGGGTGGTGCTGCCGCGCGAGCTGAACGTGGACGAGATCCGCCTGATGGCCGAGGCCTGCCCTGAAGGCGTGGCCCTGGAGACGTTCGTGCACGGGGCCCTGTGCCACAACGTGTCCGGGCGCTGCTGGTGGTCGAGCTTTTTGGGAGGAAAAAGCGGACTGCGCGGACGCTGCGTGCAGCCCTGCCGCAGGGTGTTCAGCCGCAAGGGCCAGCCCGGCCGCTACTTCTCCTGCCAGGACCTTTCCCTGGATGTTCTGGCCAAGGCCCTCTTGACCATGCCCAAGGTGATGGCCTGGAAGATCGAAGGCCGCAAGAAGGGCCCCCACTACGTCTACTACACCACCACCGCCTACCGCATCCTGCGCGACTCCCCGGACGATCCCCAGAGCAAGAAGGCGGCCCTCTCCTACATCGAGCAGGCCCTGGGCCGTCCGGCCACCCATTACACCTTCCTGCCCCAGAAGCCGCGCAACCCCGTGGACTCCCAGAGCCAGACCGGGTCCGGCCAGCTGATCGGGCGGCTTTCCATGAGCGAGGCCCGCAAGTACTTCGTGAACCCGCGCCAGCCGATGCTGCCCGGCGATCTGTTGCGCCTGGGCTACGAGGACGAGGCCGGGCACCAGGTAGTGCGCGTCACCCGTTCCATTCCCAAGGGCGGCCGATACGACCTGACGCTTCAGGGAAAAGGCAAGGAACGCCCACGGGCGGGCATGAGCGTCTTCCTCATCGACCGCCGCGAGCCGGAGCTGGTCAAGCGCATCAACGCCCTGGAAGACGAGCTCTTGCGGATTCCCGAGATCGATTCCGTGGAGTCCTCCTTCGAGCCCACCTTCGCCAAGCCGTTCCGGGCCCCGCGCGGTGTTCGGGCGGAGTCCGTCCACGTGTGGCGCCAACCGCCCAAGGGTCCCGCCAAGGGCGTGGCCGGGGTGTGGGTTTCCGCCACCAAGACCCAGCATCTGCCCCTGGGCCGGGCCGCTTCCACCTGGTGGTGGCTGCCGCCCGTTATCTGGCCCAACGAGGAAAAGGACTTCCTGGACATCGTTGAGATCATCCTCAAGCGCGGCGGCAAGCGCTTCGTGCTGAACGCCCCCTGGCAGATCGGCATTCTCGGGCGCAAGCGCCGCGAGATGCTCATGTGGGCCGGGCCGTTCTGCAACGTGGCCAATCCGCTGGCCCTTGGCAAATTACGGGACATGGGCTTTGACGGAGCCGTGGTGAGCCCGGAGCTTTCCGGGGAAGACATCCTGCACCTGCCCCGGGTGAGCCCGCTGCCGCTTGGCGTCGTGACCCACGGCCTGTGGCCGCTAGGCATAAGCCGCACCATGACCCCGGACGTGAAGTCCTGCGAGCCCATCGTGAGCCCCAAGGGCGAGATCTGCTTCGTGACCCGCTACGGGCAGAACCACTGGATGTATCCCAACTGGGAGCTGGATCTCTCCGAGAAGGAGGAAACCCTGGTCAAGGCCGGGTACCTCCAGATCATCCATATGCGCGAACCCATGCCCAAGACCATTGAGCGCAAGGAGCGCGGCGGCATGTTCAACTGGGAGATAGGGATTATCTAGGAGAAGAGCCTTCGGCGACCAGAGAGAGCGCCGCTCTCTCTGGACTCTCCCGCCAGGGAGACGTTCGTCTCCCTGGACCCTCATAATAGCAAAGCGTCCCTGACCGGCATGCCGGTCAGGGACGCTTTGCTTATTGCCGGGGTCCGGGGGGAGGCTCTCCCCCCGGCGGGTCCAGGGCGGAGCCCTGGGAAACTTCGGCTAAACGCGGCCGCCTTCGAAGCGGGCGAGAAACCGCTCCAGATCGTTTGGGTCCCCGTCCTGGTAATCGTCGGGATACAAAAGCGCGGACATGAAGAAGATGCTCTCCAGGTCGAGAGCCATGTTGGCCCGGCGGGCGAAGTCCTTGAGCCCCTGGCGCAAACGCTCGCTGACAGGATCGTCGCCTTTGAGATAGGGCTCGGCGTGCTCGGACATTTCGGCCAGAAGCTC is a genomic window of Desulfovibrio sp. containing:
- a CDS encoding class I SAM-dependent methyltransferase, producing MTEFWESSFIEKQTMWGFEPSDSAILAKDFFLERKIKDILIPGFGYGRNAKVFIDNEISVTGIEISRTAIDLARKNGIDVDIHYGPVSAMPFDGKLYGGIFCFALIHLLNNRERKKFIEDCYSQLQPNGYMIFTTVSKKAPMFGKGRLLSKNRFEVMKGVKVFFYDSDSIRREFGKYGLVEFSEIDEPSKNMDNKPSIRFVLIKCKKKISS
- a CDS encoding pyridoxal phosphate-dependent aminotransferase — translated: MSLLSGEITEALKKGSWIRRIFEQGAEMKKVHGDDKVYDFSLGNPDLPPPPVVGECLSDLATRASEPFAFGYMPNAGYPHVREALAVQVSSEQGIPFSSQDLLLTCGAAGGINAFFRAVLEPGDEVLCPRPYFVEYGFYVGNHGGRLVTVPAKLPSFDLDVPAMLGAITERTRVVMLNSPNNPTGCIYPEASLKELAKGLETLNAKRDKPILLLSDEPYRFLTYDGISVPSLPKIYRYTVVVSSFSKNLSLAGERIGYVALAPDMPGKQELMGGIVFANRILGYVNAPAIGQALLLKSLGHQVDAGIYAERRAAMCKVLDDAGYEYAMPKGAFYFFPKAPGGDDVAFVGKLCEERVLAVPGMGFGMPGYFRLTFCVDKKVIENAAEGFKKAIKGV
- a CDS encoding U32 family peptidase — protein: MNHTPEILAPAGDAYSFLAAISAGADAVYCGLKHFSARMQADNFSIQELARLTTLAHNKGRKVYVAMNTLTKPGEEAKAGRLADRLAKVVKPDALIIQDLGMAVVARQAGYTGELHFSTLANVSSQTALPLMPGLGISRVVLPRELNVDEIRLMAEACPEGVALETFVHGALCHNVSGRCWWSSFLGGKSGLRGRCVQPCRRVFSRKGQPGRYFSCQDLSLDVLAKALLTMPKVMAWKIEGRKKGPHYVYYTTTAYRILRDSPDDPQSKKAALSYIEQALGRPATHYTFLPQKPRNPVDSQSQTGSGQLIGRLSMSEARKYFVNPRQPMLPGDLLRLGYEDEAGHQVVRVTRSIPKGGRYDLTLQGKGKERPRAGMSVFLIDRREPELVKRINALEDELLRIPEIDSVESSFEPTFAKPFRAPRGVRAESVHVWRQPPKGPAKGVAGVWVSATKTQHLPLGRAASTWWWLPPVIWPNEEKDFLDIVEIILKRGGKRFVLNAPWQIGILGRKRREMLMWAGPFCNVANPLALGKLRDMGFDGAVVSPELSGEDILHLPRVSPLPLGVVTHGLWPLGISRTMTPDVKSCEPIVSPKGEICFVTRYGQNHWMYPNWELDLSEKEETLVKAGYLQIIHMREPMPKTIERKERGGMFNWEIGII